Within the Mycobacterium gordonae genome, the region TCACCGGCCCGATGCGCTCCGCCGACACAGCCTGGCTGGCGACCCCGAAGAAGGTGTGCACCACCAGTGCGGCCTGATCGTCGGGCCGCTCCAATACATCCAACTCGGTCAGGGCCTGCAGAGCCGGCGACGCTTCGGCCACCGCGTCAGCGGGTGTCACGAACCGCACGCTGCCGGCGACTTCCCCGCAACGCGCGCAGCGGAATTCAGGGCAGGCAGTAGCCACCGTCGATCACCAGATCCGAACCCGTCATATAACTGGAAGCCGCACTGGCCAGATACAGGTAAAGCCCGCTGAGTTCTTCCGGGCGGCCGATGCGGCGCATGGGAATCCTCGGCTCCCAGAGCCGGTGGTATTCGGCGAGGGGCTCGACGAGTTCGGTCATGATGTAGCCGGGGCTGATGCTGTTGACCCGGATGCGGTGCGGCGCGAATTCCACCGCCATCGCCTTGGTCAGATGAATCACCGCCGCCTTGGACGTGCAGTAGTGACCCACCTCCTGCGGGACGTTGATGATGTGGCCGGACATCGATGCCGTAGCGATGATGGATCCGCCGCGGTCCTGTGCGACCATCGCCCTGGCCGCTGCCTGAGCGGTGAGGAAGACGCCGGTCACGTTGGTGTTCTGGACCCGTTCGAACTCTTCCACCGACATGTCCAGCATCGGTGTCACCGAGACAATGCCGGCGTTGCACACCGCGACGTCGATCCCGCCCAACTGCGCGGTCATCCGATCGACCATGGCCGCCACCTGGTCCTGCCGGGTCACGTCACACACGATCGGGAGGGCGGTGCCGCCGGCCGCGGCGATTTCCTCGGCAAGCGCCTGCAGCGCATCCAAATGCCTTGCCACAAGCGCTACTTCGGCACCGGCTTCCGCATAAGCCAGCGCTACTGTGCGGCCGATACCACTGGATGCCCCGGTCACCAGGGCCGTCCTGCCGTGCAGGTCGAACAGATCCAACACGCTCATGCCTCTAGTGTGTCCGGTATGGGCAGGTTCACCAAAGCAGAGATCGAAGAGGCCGTCCGGAACTACACCGCCGTCGTCGAGGGCTGCAGCGCTTCGGGTGACTGGCGCCCGTTCGCCGACCTCTTCACCGAGGACGTCGTCTACACCGAGCACCACTATGGCGTTTTCCATGGCCGCGAGGAAGTGCGGCAGTGGATCGTCGACGTGATGGCGCCGTTCCCGCACATGCGGTTTCCGTCGGATTGGACGGCGTACGACGAGGACAACGACGCCGTCGTCATCATGATTAAGAACCTGCTCGACCACCCGAGTGACCCGGGCGGGAAGCCGTTCTGGTTTCCCAACTGGACCCGGCTGGTCTACGCCGGTGATGGTCTGTTCTCCAGTGAGGAGGACATCTACAACCCCAACCGAGACGCACCGCGCGTGGTCGCAGCGTGGATGCAGGCCGGCGGCAAGCTGGCCACCGACGCGATTCCCGCCCCTAAGCGCTGACGGGCGGCCGCTTGCGCCGGCGCGAACGCGCCGCCGCCAACGCCTGCTCCCAGGCCAGCAGGGTGGTGGCCTTGAGATTTGCCGGCTTCAGACTGTCCTTGGACAGCAACGCGGTAGCCGCGGCCTTCGTGGTCGCCGACGCCTTGGACATATGGCCCGAGTCGAAGGGGGGCTCGGGGTCGTACTCGATGGCCAGCTGGATCGCTTTCGCGCGGCCTTCACCGCCGAGCTGTCCGGCCAGCCACAGGGCGAGATCGAGTCCGGCGGAGACCCCGGCGCTGGTGATGATGTTGTCCTCGTGCACGATCCGCTGGTCATCGACCGGCGTGACGCCGAACGCTTTGAGCGCCGGCAGTGCGATCCAGTGCGAAGTGGCTCGCTTGCCCCGCAGCAGCCCGGCGGCCGCGAGAATGACCGAACCCGAGCACACCGAGGCGGTCCAAGTTGCGTTCTGCTGGGCCCGCCGCAGCCAGTCAAGCAGCTTCTCGTCGCGTGCGTGTACCGGAGTGCCGGGCCCGCCAGGCACGAGAATGACATCGGGGGAAGGGGTTTCGGCGAATGAATGGGTCGCCCCCAGAATCAGCACGCCGGAGTCGGCGGTGATCGGCCCGACGTCATGCCAGACGAACCGTACCTCTGCGTCGGGCAGCTGGCGCAACACCTCGTAGGGGCCGATCATGTCCAACGCGGTGAATCCCGGGTAGGCCACGAATGCGATCTGCGTCATGGGGTTTTCCTTTCTAGGCAAACGCTTTTCGATACTGGTCTGGTGGAATGCCCACCCGTCGAATGAAGTTGCGCCGCATGGTTTCCGCGGTGCCGAAGCCGCAGCGGGAGGCGATCGCCACCACCGTGTCGTCGGTCTCCTCTAGCTGACGGCGGGCGGCTTCGGTGCGCACACGCTCGACGTACTGTCCGGGCGCCTCGCCGACCTCCTCGGTGAAGATCCGGGTGAAATGTCGCGGACTCATCGCGGCCCGCCGGGCAAGTTCGTCGATGCTGTGCGAGCCGCCAGGTTCGGCTTCGATGGCTTCCTGGACATCGCGGATCGAGGGCCGTTTAGCGCGCGGCATCCACACCGGCGCGGCGAACTGAGTCTGTCCGCCGGGGCGTCGCAGGTAGAGCACCAGCCACCGTGCGACCGTCTGGGCCACCTCGGTGCCGTGGTCGTCCTCAACCAAGGAAAGCGCGAGGTCGATTCCCGAGGCGACACCGGCGGCGGTCCAGATCCGCTCGCCGCTACGGATGAAGATCGGATCCGGATCGACGTCGACGTTGGGAAATTCAGCGGCCAGCTGCTCGGCGAAGGCCCAATGAGTGGTGGCGCGAAGTCCGTCCAGCAATCCTGCTTCGGCGGCCAGAAATGCGCCCGTGCACACCGTGACGAGGCGGCGGGCGGTGCGGGCGACCGCTCTGATCCAGTCCAGCAACTCGGCGTCAGCCCGCGCGGCTTCGATGCCGAAGCCACCGGGCAGCACCACGGTGTCCACTCGCTCGCGCGGGTCAGGTAGCGGTACCGCGGTGAAACCCAGGCCGGTCGCGGTGGTGATCGGCTGCCCG harbors:
- a CDS encoding DJ-1/PfpI family protein: MTQIAFVAYPGFTALDMIGPYEVLRQLPDAEVRFVWHDVGPITADSGVLILGATHSFAETPSPDVILVPGGPGTPVHARDEKLLDWLRRAQQNATWTASVCSGSVILAAAGLLRGKRATSHWIALPALKAFGVTPVDDQRIVHEDNIITSAGVSAGLDLALWLAGQLGGEGRAKAIQLAIEYDPEPPFDSGHMSKASATTKAAATALLSKDSLKPANLKATTLLAWEQALAAARSRRRKRPPVSA
- a CDS encoding nuclear transport factor 2 family protein; amino-acid sequence: MGRFTKAEIEEAVRNYTAVVEGCSASGDWRPFADLFTEDVVYTEHHYGVFHGREEVRQWIVDVMAPFPHMRFPSDWTAYDEDNDAVVIMIKNLLDHPSDPGGKPFWFPNWTRLVYAGDGLFSSEEDIYNPNRDAPRVVAAWMQAGGKLATDAIPAPKR
- a CDS encoding GlxA family transcriptional regulator — its product is MARTVVIVGFPGVQALDMVGPYEVFTGASLLTEGGYEVFVAAPGGQPITTATGLGFTAVPLPDPRERVDTVVLPGGFGIEAARADAELLDWIRAVARTARRLVTVCTGAFLAAEAGLLDGLRATTHWAFAEQLAAEFPNVDVDPDPIFIRSGERIWTAAGVASGIDLALSLVEDDHGTEVAQTVARWLVLYLRRPGGQTQFAAPVWMPRAKRPSIRDVQEAIEAEPGGSHSIDELARRAAMSPRHFTRIFTEEVGEAPGQYVERVRTEAARRQLEETDDTVVAIASRCGFGTAETMRRNFIRRVGIPPDQYRKAFA
- a CDS encoding SDR family oxidoreductase; the protein is MSVLDLFDLHGRTALVTGASSGIGRTVALAYAEAGAEVALVARHLDALQALAEEIAAAGGTALPIVCDVTRQDQVAAMVDRMTAQLGGIDVAVCNAGIVSVTPMLDMSVEEFERVQNTNVTGVFLTAQAAARAMVAQDRGGSIIATASMSGHIINVPQEVGHYCTSKAAVIHLTKAMAVEFAPHRIRVNSISPGYIMTELVEPLAEYHRLWEPRIPMRRIGRPEELSGLYLYLASAASSYMTGSDLVIDGGYCLP